The genomic DNA CACGACCTTGAGTCGTTCAGCGTTTCATGACTCAGCAGAATTTGGGAGAGTGACATGTGGTGGAGAGCTGTCATTGCAGGTCTTGTCGTCGCTGGTGTGTCACAACTCGCTGATCGCTATCCTCGACTGGGAGCATTATTGTTGACACTTCCAATTGTCAGCATCGTTGCGTTTGTCGCTGTCTGGAATAAGGAACAAGACCTCCCCACTGTCTCTCGGCTCGCGCGGGAAACACTGGTTCTTGTTCCACTCGGCCTCCCCTTCTTTGTTCCCCTGGCTTTTTCACAACGCCTTGGAATCGGGTTCTGGGGCTCGTTTGCCTTAGGGGTATTCCTTGCTTCGATCACCATCGGTCTCTGGTTCTGGCTTGGACCTCAGGCGACGGAATAGCAGCACTGCGATGAAGGATTTCAATTTTTAATGAGAACACATCGATGCTCAGGGTGCATCACAATTCGGATTTTTAAATCTCTGCAATGATTTCTTCATGTTCGAACTTTTGATTGGTTCACTCTACAGATTCTTGAACGTCGGTGATCGACGTGCCCGCTTCTTAATCCCGCATCTGCCCGATTTCAATGTGCTTGATTTCAATGTGCTTGCGAGAGACTTTGCCCGTTGCATCTTCCGGACAGTATGCGCTCAGACTTGCCGTTGTTGATGCGAAGTGTTGTGCCAGACTGCGTGACCATCTACAACTCTGAAAGCACGAAAGTTCTCAAGTCGCTCTTACACTCCCCACTGCGATCGAGATGTTTTGTAGTACGCACTTGAGCAGCTTTCGAAATCATGTTCGCGATCCGCCTGGTAGAGAGACTCAATTTCATTGACGGAACCCGTTGTTCATGGCCATAACGGTAGAGCAAACTGCTCTAGACGAAACGTCTGATTCGTTCAAATTGGAGAGTTCGATGAGATCCCGAAGCGTTCTGAATTTGATTCTGTTCATTGTGATCGGAGTTGCCTCGAATGCGGCGCGCGGTGACGAACCGCAGCAAGGCGCCGTGAAAAAAGCTGACTTGGGCGACGGAGTCATCTTGGAGACGGTGTATATCCCGCCTGGCACATTCTTCATGGGAAGTACACCAGAAGAGAAAATCTGGGCGACTGGAATCGAAGGAGGAGCACAGGCAGGGACTGAACGCGAGTCATACGAAGGCGAAATCCCCCGACCAATGTCGGTCAAGTACGGATTCTGGATGGGGCGCACAGAAGTCACTGTCGGCCAGTTCAAACGGTTTGTGAAAGAGAGCGGATATGTCACTGATGCAGAGAAACCTGGCGGACATACTCAGTGCTTTAATCCCCAATGGACGAGTTATCATCTGACCGGTGAGGTGACTCATCCTTGGGAACCGATGGAGGGGAAAAGTTGGCGCGATCCCAATTTCCAGTTTCCGTTGCGGGATGATTTTCCAGTCGTGTGCGTCAGTTGGACGGACGGACGGGCGTTCGCTAGATGGCTGACGAAACGTGAAAGTGAAGCGGGCCGACTGCCGGATGGACTGGTGTACCGGTTACCTACAGAAGCTGAATGGGAATACGCCTGCCGGGGAGGTAGTCAGGAGAGCCACTACTTCTGGTGGGGAAATGAACTCAGCGAAGGTGAAGGACGTCTGAATATCTCGGCTGTCGATTTCCTGCCTGATCGAAATCAGAAATGGCCTCTGTCCAGTGCACCATGGAGTGACGGATTTGCATTTGTTTCCCCAGTGGATCACTTCGGGGAGCGTGGTCGCAATGGTTTTGGAATTGCCGACATGTGTGGCGGAGTTTGGGAAGTGATTCTGGATCACTTCGACCCCAAAGGAGGTCACGAAGAACTCTTCACTGTTAAAGAGAATCCGCGTCCAGTCTGCCGAGGCGGTAACTATTTCGATGTCCCCGGCAACGCACGCTGTGCGGTTCGTTTGGGGTTGGCTGGCCCTCACTACTCCGACTCTCGGGACGGTTTCCGCATCTGCCTGGGACCTCCGCGAGACCATCAGTGATTCCTGGAGTATTTCCCATTCTTGTTGTGCCTGCGGAGTTTGCTTTGATGACTCCATAGGCTGCTCGCCACAAAGCTGAACGTGAAGACTAGAGTATCTTTCGAATTGGTTTCAGGATCTGTCTCGTAGCACACAGCCAATCACCTGACAAGACGCTCAATCCGCGGACACAAATAACACGAAAGTGTTCTGGCCTGTGTCTTTCAGCGAAGGAATTGTCCGTAGACCGGATTTGCTGTCTCATCGGCATAGCGATATCCGAGCGTGTTGATGAAGTCGCTGAATGCGGGCAAATCTTCGTCGGAAACCTGAATGCCGACGAGGATGCGTCCATAGTCAGCACCTTCATTGCGGTAATGGAACAGGCTGATGTTCCAGTCTGGGTGCATGCTTGAGAGAAACCGCATCAATGCCGCTGGTCGCTCGGGGAACTCAAAACGGTACAACCGTTCGTTTTCACAGAGCGGGCTTCTGCCGCCGATCATGTATCGCAAATG from Thalassoglobus polymorphus includes the following:
- a CDS encoding formylglycine-generating enzyme family protein, which codes for MRSRSVLNLILFIVIGVASNAARGDEPQQGAVKKADLGDGVILETVYIPPGTFFMGSTPEEKIWATGIEGGAQAGTERESYEGEIPRPMSVKYGFWMGRTEVTVGQFKRFVKESGYVTDAEKPGGHTQCFNPQWTSYHLTGEVTHPWEPMEGKSWRDPNFQFPLRDDFPVVCVSWTDGRAFARWLTKRESEAGRLPDGLVYRLPTEAEWEYACRGGSQESHYFWWGNELSEGEGRLNISAVDFLPDRNQKWPLSSAPWSDGFAFVSPVDHFGERGRNGFGIADMCGGVWEVILDHFDPKGGHEELFTVKENPRPVCRGGNYFDVPGNARCAVRLGLAGPHYSDSRDGFRICLGPPRDHQ